The Heterodontus francisci isolate sHetFra1 chromosome 35, sHetFra1.hap1, whole genome shotgun sequence sequence gactgccagatacagaatgtatctcccacttacacaaagtaccagtgagtgacaggtacagaattaatcccacattcacacatgacgttagagatggacagccaaaaaacaataagactgccagaatagatagaattcacatcaaaattctaaaatatggcagagaaacactcgacacaaaaacatgtctcatttccctcatctggaaggaggagaggggatcgccgtgatgcggtaattgtgatcatctttaaaaaaagttgacaagaccgactgtgttaactatagaggggtatccctgctgtccaccacagggaaggtcatcacaagagtccttctcaactgcctcctccccgtggctgaagagctcctactggaatcacaatgtggattctgtccatcaacaggcacagtgaacataatcttcacagcaagacaacttcaagaaaatgtagggagcagcagcaacttttatacatggccttctctgacctgacaaaggacttcgactctaccaaccgagagggattatggaatgtcctcctcaaacatactgcactacgacatgcaagctgtaatccttgccaacggatctatcactgacccaatccgagtgcaaactggggtcaagtaaggctgtgtcatcggcaccaatgctcttttccatcttccttgctgcaacactccacctcatctcctcacactcaaacacagtacctgacagagacagaatgaatccatacagcaccagagactgagttaccaaattacataaaacactcaaacacagtagcctagactaaaaatgaaattaattgcacactcacatgcaatagcagagacacaacgacacagaatcagtcaataagtgtcctcctaacaacagccaggacatttccaggaagctccacacaggcagcagcTCTTTCAAtacaaactggggctggagagagtctttgtgcaatatacttcctgattgctgtacggggatttgtgattggttgcaaatatttaatctgattggatggcgaaagagaccaaatgtCGATTTGCAATATTATATCGTGGGGACATCAttccaaatcacccaatcacaatctttactttcccccatccctcattagcatagagctgtgggattgtctatttaatccgcactcggaaggggtttggtttatttctgtgtctgaaattgaaactaaagatggttgaggagaagaagaaagcagctgctaagaagggctccaagaaaactgtgagtaaaccatcagcaaagggcggcaagaagcggagaaagtcgaggaaggagagttactccatctacatctacaaagtgatgaagcaggttcaccccgacaccggcatctcctccaaggccatgagcatcatgaactcgtttgtgaacgatattttcgagcgcatcgcgggtgaggcttcccgcctggcccattacaacaagcgcagcaccatcagctcccgggagatccagaccgccgtgcgcctgctgctgcccggggagctggccaagcacgccgtgtcggaagggacaaaggcggtgaccaagtacaccagctccaagtaaaactgcacaatggactgaataacatcccaaacacaacggctcttttaagagccacccacaatctctctgaaaaagctgcatccgaacatctctatgaaatcattttaagacaatgtgtaacataataaatgtcccactgctgtgtttttgtctgctgtcccataaaccgaactcaaacccataatccgctcatccgcctttacttttttgcttaaagctgttattgtggttttgcacagcccctgaatgaccgcattaacagctgctttcagcggcaagagtcagacatcagtcccttcactctattcctgaaatgtgaactgattcatcattttattaacagtaactctccgcactgtaacagcccggaatgggattattacacagcagactaagggctgtttgaggactcgatccggctccctcttttcagagaaggacactgattgaagataaactgaatgtttcccttcagggaaatgctgtgaacagggatttagtacctcccgggacagtttgaaagcaattgtagaaagatccacaatttaaataacattttaaacccgcgtctgtaattcgtgacggaaaaagttgaataaagcaaaataaagagaagggattttaaatatttgacgaaggatgacatttattttaatccgctcctttctgacaatgaaattggcggtctttttgaaattgacaaattttctgcttctgatgttttggcgataaaccccgccctcttctgttgtcagtgacctgattggtgaagaatataggcaaatgaggtgaattaagtaccggccaatggggagagttttcagtctataagtaaagtaaatgcggcggaaattatccattctttgtgaaagtatttgcgagattgtggaaatgtctggaagaggaaagaccagcggcaaagctcgggccaaggccaagtctcgctcctcccgggctggattgcagttcccggtgggccgtgttcacaggctcctgagaaagggtaactatgctgagcgtgtgggtgccggagccccggtctatctggctgctgtgctcgagtatctgaccgctgaaatcctcgagctggctggcaacgcggcccgagacaacaagaagacccgcatcatccccagacacctgcagttggccgtccgcaacgatgaggagctcaacaagttgctggggggagtgaccatcgctcagggtggggtgctgcctaatatccaggccgtgctgctgcctaagaaaaccagcgctcagagctcccagaaaaagtaaagcggccaaaatgtcacctaataaaccaaaggctcttttcagagccacccacagtctctgtgaaagggctgattactgtctgattccagaatgccagtaacaggaccgaatgagaactatttcaaatgtttaagcatctgtttcagtgatttctcactgtcaccccaaagcctgtctaatttattacttccacactgagtgagttatttgtcccgttacagattgctgaatagagtcttacCGCCAtgtacagataagtagacaaaaaattacagattaaaacttcgtaatatatataacccatcaaaagcttttcttattccgcttttatcagcacaaagtcctggcccgattttacgaacagctttaaactaacgccagatttaccattaattcgcttctttccgacactgaaattgacggctttttcgaattcaaactttctgccaatttaagccagtgatttgctgtattttctaattcgaggctcggcaattggttaagacatgtgaatgagacgtgggtgaccaatcagaagtgggctctggacagcgcgggctcaaattgcgggaattccaggtccctgaatgattgagctgaaactgatcagtttcacaaaccctgtcagtttcagtgcaggaaacaccgtctcgggggaaataacatcacaagtgggtctggttccagtggccgattcaacggctgctgcaaaactcccggattccctcattgcagcgaaatcattttgaaattctatgaaaacaatgagtgattctggaggagtgatgtggcttttcactgagggcatgtgtcgactggggaaataaccaactggagagtctcgggcactgtttacacagcctgttttgaaaatcaaatccactgcacatccttgctgcaaatgaaatgtcaaattcggggattccagtttttttcatcccgaacacagcagattgattgaacaaacaattaaaagtaaaatactgcgaatgctgcaaatctgaaatatttcagattgattgaactgttctgaacagcctatcccagctcccatttctcggtcaatgctctctctgtgaggcggtgggtggctctggaagagcctttgttttgtgtttgctggaaatggtcaaattgttcaaccgccgaatccgtagagagtgcggccctgccgtttcagagcgtacaccacatccatggcagtgaccgtcttgcgcttggcgtgctcagtgtaggtgaccgcatccctgatcacattctccaggaaaaccttcaacaccccgcgagtctcctcatagatcaaacccgagatccgcttgaccccgccacggcgagccaggcggcggattgctggtttggtgatgccttggatattatcacgaagcactttccggtgccgctttgctccgcctttacccagtcctttgcctcctttacctctgccagacatgatgattcttcactcaggtcactacacaatataagaagcagactcttgcaggctctactttacacagactgcccggacctgcctgagaatggcagagagagagcaggaaggggaggagacagagtgaagattgaacagagagcagatggggaggagacacccagagtgacagacggagagagaacggcccctcatctttcagctccacctccagtttcctctggttcgccaatttcaaaccctttattaacagtggaactgaaacccagctctccacacaaacccttccagactcggccttcatagtcaaggctttccagaaagccgaagcttttaaatatggttccgctacaattaacactcagtaatattcccacctaaacacagtccattctacaacaaataacctactcagtaacatcaccatttccacacacatcctcttccagcagtttacaaacaccttattgcagctgtttggggaatctcctgtgttaagattggagttggaaagcggcctttacccggcagtgttaccgtctcacactgaatctgccagacatcctgttgatctgcctagttccccactgtctctcttgactattacatggcacgggtagtacttcagaaagtactgcaatggagggagtgctggagactccaggccaatcctggagggatgggggaaatatctttagaaattccctggagagaatcgtgatatgacaggtctccagggacagaccaaggagagagtgtggacattgaatggaaacatggcaaaaagagttggggattcaggaacacaatactctctgataggttacagcctcccctctgctcctgctctttacgagacacttttccagtttaaatttatggacaaggtgggttagttgctctcagggtgggtggggggagaggagcctcagtggccatgggtgggacagggaaaatggagacagagaaccaggactccggtcactccccagcgatgtctgctggaaagtatctgtggatcggatgatgccggggtcccatggagaggggaagggggtggggtgatggagtgaggaggtggagagggagtgttcgtggtgtcacagccaaccccctgcccaaaccaaactcccacatcccagcattatattgtccaattcctggaggcggaggatggcgattcccgttggattaatttctaatgttcggcatcttatcctgataaaatcaccagttctgaaggaggccattctgtacttattctcaggtcatcgaggggtcatctttcccttttcagctcctgactgctggtatttttgctgttaaatgtgaaatgcaacgtatgttcgcagctgtttctgccctgttgcagccataggaacatagaaatgggggtcggccattcagcccctcgagcctgctgcacctttcaattagatccttgctcacctgtctcttaactccagctacctgctgtgatttcataaaccctcagaccgtcactggataaacatctctcaatctcaggttggaaattgtcaattgaccctctggtttatcttatttttcggagagaattccaggttcccgctcccctttgtgtgaaaaagtgcttcccggcaatattcctgaaaggcagaactctaatttttgagttctctccctttgttgtggaactgcttgtttacagatctgaccgaagtccacactgcagaacaaacagctgttcctctgatcctgtcacttcagctttggatttgaagctcatgcctctttccatgatgattctttgtgccctatctctgtaaatggttatgcctgtctttttgtggggtatgtcaaacattcttttttccagtcctactcaggaccccacccccagctctttttccggtacaatgatgactggatcagtgtcatttcctgctcccgctccgaactggaaaatttcatcaacttcgtttccgatttccccctcactgtggttgacagggctctcaaccctttttattattttattttatcttttttttaaccatgtgcctgccttaaacttggtttttcaagtatgtgcttttggacagaactattgattattctgtcattaacactctctctgcactaatattttgtctttcactacaccattagcacactccccttgcctttgccccatgacctccttgtcagttaatgtctcctgccctctgccctattacacaccttcccttttcttctcttccccacctccccccacccccgcttcacttgcttaaaacctattacattgagtgtgggacaaattcaatccatcttttgtactgtatgagattaattttgacacactttctggtacattatgtgacagcgagtataattctacatctatctgtctgtggtactgtgtctgagtgtgagattatttcagtgtcagtctatgaaactaaatgtgattgtgtgattcattctgtatgtcaatcatgagtattgtatgtgaatgtgtggcagcttctgtatctatctgctactgtgggtgaatatggatatcattctgtatctgtcagtgtccagaactaaatgtgagtgtgagattcattgtgtatgcatcaatcttacagtcagaatgtgactgtatggttcattctctatgtgtcagtctaaggtactatatatgccagtggttttaattatgtgtctgtcattgtatgtgagtcattttatggtctcactgtatatctgtcaatctctggttctttctgtgagagtgagattaattctctatttgctggtctctgaaattaattgattttgtgactcactctgtgcctgtcagtctatgatactgtgaataagaggggaatatatatggtgtctgcctgaacttggtatcgagtatgattgtaggattcattgtgcatctatcagtatccagactgaatgagaaataaggttcattctgtacgtgaaaatctctggtattctagccacgtgaactcgaatgtgcctgtcagtctttgacacagtatctgattatgggattgactcaatacctttcagactttggtactatgcatatgtgtggttcaagttctgcatgtcagtctctgttactccatgtgagtgtcgatatcctttatgtatctgtcagtctctcgcaatgaatgcaagtgtgggattaactctcttttcaacagtatctggtactgactgtgagcatgtgactcctacagtatctgtcagtgttttctattgtatgtgaatgtgcaattcctcctatgtctttcagtgcctagtacagtgtgcatgggattcattctgtacctgtcagtatctggtactgaatgagattgtgggattcattctgttgtctgtcaatctctgctaatgtacgtg is a genomic window containing:
- the LOC137350404 gene encoding histone H2B 1/2-like; amino-acid sequence: MDKASDFDIFYDVIRKLQEKKKAAAKKGSKKTVSKPSAKGGKKRRKSRKESYSIYIYKVMKQVHPDTGISSKAMSIMNSFVNDIFERIAGEASRLAHYNKRSTISSREIQTAVRLLLPGELAKHAVSEGTKAVTKYTSSK
- the LOC137350431 gene encoding histone H2AX-like, with product MSGRGKTSGKARAKAKSRSSRAGLQFPVGRVHRLLRKGNYAERVGAGAPVYLAAVLEYLTAEILELAGNAARDNKKTRIIPRHLQLAVRNDEELNKLLGGVTIAQGGVLPNIQAVLLPKKTSAQSSQKK